From the genome of Palaemon carinicauda isolate YSFRI2023 chromosome 6, ASM3689809v2, whole genome shotgun sequence, one region includes:
- the LOC137643236 gene encoding uncharacterized protein, whose translation MVRILATKGEEWMLDLLRAIWEEEIMPKDWEESLMVSIFKQNGDIMESSNYRGIKLTKHSLKSLDERSREIVKIGKQQCGSMRGRWTVDAIFMVRQLQEKRLDGNQKLLCAFVDLEKAYDRIHRELMFWCMRKRNVQLVRMV comes from the coding sequence ATGGTCAGGATACTAGCTACAaaaggggaagaatggatgctggatttattgagagcaatatgggaagaggaaataatgcctaaagactgggaggagagtctaatggtatctatatttaagcagaacgGTGACATCATGGAATCCAGTAACTACCGGGGTATTAAATTAACAAAGCattctttgaaatctttagatgAGAGGtcgagagagattgtaaagattgggaaacagcagtgtgGATCCATGAGGGGGAGatggactgtggatgccatcttcatGGTAAGGCAGTTACAAGAAAAGAGACTAGACGGAAACCAGAAGCTATtgtgtgcttttgtagatttagagaaggcttatgacagaatTCATAGAGAATTGATGTTTTGGTGCATGAGGAAGAGGAATGTGcagttggttagaatggtatag
- the LOC137643237 gene encoding uncharacterized protein codes for MLSEEIRNEELWELLYADDLVITAENEEELQRRVVEWQDTLEKGILRFNEEKTEAMVSSKEGMDRIAIHESKRAVIKKVEQFIYFGSTINQDRGCEDEVENRIKAAWGN; via the coding sequence atgttaagtgaagagatcagaaatgaagagctgtgggagttgctatatgcagatgatttggtgattactgctgaaaatgaggaagaattacagagaagggttgtcgAGTGGCAAGACACTTTGGAAAAGGGTATTTTGAGGTTCAATGAGGAGAAGACTGAAgccatggttagcagtaaggaaggcatggacaggatagctatacatgaaagtaAAAGAGCAGTTATAAAAAAGGTGGAACAATTTATATACtttggatctactataaatcaggataGAGGATGTGAGGacgaagttgagaataggataaaagcagcatggggaaactAA